From a region of the Leptospira kmetyi serovar Malaysia str. Bejo-Iso9 genome:
- a CDS encoding porin OmpL1, with translation MFRKPVVAICILFLLLSLNSLSAKSYAFGSLGLQFDLAQMGGTITKDGLDSANYYDVASGGTGGNANSGVATRRAVIPENRLQTLENTTVGLINVKANGAMSGLVFSAGYEKDFAKNFFMRVAVNYTRKYFGGDTEAKALGFKFYDITWDYNAVQIPINVGLKISVSEDNALYIGGGVHYFKGGWSLAGSNLSNLVHDAVMPLSPAVAGLISDGTNPPAIWENARFSVSGIAPNWIIGAQSRITEKGFIYMEAETLFSYKLGSGHTQSAGGILGLSPSPSYPIVLGGTQYRVGYKHEL, from the coding sequence ATGTTTCGCAAACCGGTTGTAGCCATTTGTATTCTTTTCCTACTTCTTTCGCTGAATTCACTCAGCGCAAAGTCGTACGCATTCGGAAGTCTCGGTCTTCAATTCGATCTCGCCCAGATGGGTGGAACGATTACGAAAGACGGTTTGGATTCCGCAAACTATTACGACGTAGCCTCGGGTGGAACAGGCGGAAATGCAAACTCCGGTGTAGCGACGAGAAGGGCGGTAATCCCTGAAAATCGTTTGCAAACCCTCGAGAACACGACCGTGGGATTGATTAACGTGAAGGCCAACGGAGCCATGTCCGGACTTGTTTTTTCAGCCGGTTACGAAAAAGATTTCGCTAAGAATTTTTTTATGAGAGTCGCCGTAAATTATACGAGAAAATATTTCGGAGGAGATACGGAAGCCAAGGCGCTCGGATTCAAATTTTATGATATTACTTGGGATTACAACGCGGTCCAAATCCCGATCAACGTAGGACTCAAAATTTCCGTTTCCGAAGATAACGCACTTTATATCGGAGGCGGGGTTCATTATTTCAAAGGTGGGTGGAGTTTGGCGGGTTCCAATCTTTCCAATCTGGTTCACGACGCGGTAATGCCCTTAAGTCCCGCGGTTGCCGGTTTGATTTCGGATGGAACCAATCCTCCGGCGATTTGGGAGAATGCGAGATTCAGCGTTTCCGGTATCGCACCGAACTGGATCATCGGCGCTCAATCTAGAATCACGGAAAAAGGTTTTATCTACATGGAAGCGGAAACGCTTTTCTCTTATAAATTAGGATCGGGTCATACGCAGTCCGCAGGAGGAATTCTCGGATTATCACCTTCTCCTTCGTATCCTATTGTGCTCGGCGGAACACAATATCGAGTCGGTTACAAACACGAACTCTGA
- the ilvC gene encoding ketol-acid reductoisomerase: MANIYYDADCDLNSLKGKTIAVIGYGSQGHAQAQNMKDSGLKVIIGLKEGSKSVQDAKNAGFEVYSVAEASQKADIIQILAPDTIQADLYKKDIEPNLKKGDALVFSHGFNIHYDFIQPPKDVDVYMVAPKGPGHLVRRVYTEGGGVPCLIAIYQDSTGEAKKRALAHAAGVGGGRAGILETSFREETETDLFGEQVVLCGGLSNLIMAGFETLTEAGYDPEIAYFECLHEVKLITDLIYEGGLARMRFSISDTAEYGDYVSGPRVIDAGVKQRMKEVLNDIQKDKGAKFATNWMAETKAGYPNFKNMREKNAAHPIESVGKKLRSMMKWLSK, from the coding sequence ATGGCAAACATCTATTACGACGCCGACTGTGATTTAAACTCGCTCAAAGGTAAGACCATTGCAGTGATCGGCTACGGAAGCCAGGGACATGCCCAGGCTCAAAACATGAAGGATTCCGGACTCAAAGTTATCATCGGTCTGAAAGAAGGATCCAAATCAGTTCAAGACGCTAAGAATGCGGGTTTCGAAGTGTACAGCGTCGCTGAAGCTTCTCAAAAAGCAGACATCATTCAAATTCTTGCACCCGATACGATTCAAGCGGATCTTTACAAAAAAGATATCGAACCGAATCTTAAAAAAGGCGACGCGCTCGTTTTTTCTCACGGGTTCAACATTCATTACGATTTCATTCAACCTCCGAAAGACGTGGACGTTTATATGGTCGCTCCAAAAGGACCGGGTCATCTCGTACGCAGAGTTTATACTGAAGGCGGCGGGGTTCCCTGTCTGATCGCGATCTATCAGGATTCCACCGGCGAAGCGAAGAAAAGAGCTCTCGCTCACGCGGCCGGAGTAGGCGGAGGACGTGCGGGAATTCTGGAAACTTCTTTCCGTGAAGAAACCGAAACGGATCTTTTCGGAGAACAAGTCGTTCTTTGCGGCGGTCTTTCCAATCTGATCATGGCCGGTTTCGAAACGTTAACCGAAGCAGGTTACGATCCCGAGATCGCTTACTTCGAGTGTCTTCACGAAGTGAAACTCATCACCGATCTTATTTACGAAGGCGGATTGGCGAGAATGAGATTCTCCATTTCCGACACCGCGGAATACGGCGACTACGTGAGCGGTCCTCGCGTGATCGACGCAGGCGTTAAACAAAGAATGAAAGAAGTTTTGAACGACATTCAAAAGGATAAGGGAGCGAAATTCGCAACCAACTGGATGGCGGAAACAAAAGCGGGATATCCGAACTTCAAAAACATGAGAGAAAAGAATGCGGCTCACCCGATCGAATCGGTCGGTAAAAAACTGAGAAGCATGATGAAATGGTTATCTAAGTAA
- a CDS encoding methyl-accepting chemotaxis protein: protein MSLKKESKRKTDEEIIASGPAYINWIRLGLILLYYSSIAIGWKRSNVVQNTLYLSGTTTMLLYFLYSFFQIRRTGNLSHTLSKAFIVTDVVVLFLVMLGAAMDHPDYTSGVVKSSVLYGISYLYIISAGLLLSPNFVLWVGISSAIAQTAVVYTATLYGLVLAEEPKLANSLGHAAFSEQITKILFIFACALIVRILVNLFIKLRENSAYRQEELEESHKMIAQRSNKMHDSARYLKDSSKNLKNFMDDFSLLVSTHASSFEEISSTMEEFQSQTENSSDNVKNQFSNIESLIGHSSNLKSIIEKISVFNEALDQSIDKVRKSGSMVTGFVEELSGSLSSLGDSFRSVGEVNRIMSEVADRTNLLSLNASIEAARAGEAGKGFAVVAQEVSKLAESSAGNADLISKIIRDSSNHVVTGQKSAETTAGHVKDQDVLFQDLFLRFDEFSKLFEEQKKINSQFFSTLDRLRALSSEIELASSEQSIGLKGIVQAIASLQNSMESLVEKSDTLSVIVRELETQSDALLQAESI, encoded by the coding sequence ATGTCCTTAAAGAAAGAATCAAAAAGAAAAACAGACGAAGAAATCATAGCGTCCGGTCCGGCGTATATCAACTGGATCCGTCTCGGTTTGATTCTTCTTTATTATTCATCGATCGCGATCGGTTGGAAGCGGAGTAACGTGGTTCAGAACACGTTGTATCTGAGCGGAACGACCACGATGCTTCTTTATTTTTTATACAGCTTTTTTCAGATTCGAAGAACCGGAAATCTTTCCCATACCTTAAGTAAGGCCTTTATCGTTACGGACGTTGTGGTTTTGTTTTTGGTGATGTTAGGAGCGGCCATGGATCATCCCGATTATACTTCGGGCGTGGTTAAAAGTTCCGTGTTGTACGGGATCAGTTATCTTTATATCATATCCGCGGGACTTTTGCTTTCTCCGAACTTCGTTCTTTGGGTGGGAATTTCCTCGGCGATCGCACAAACGGCCGTCGTTTATACCGCGACTTTATACGGTTTGGTTTTGGCGGAAGAACCGAAACTCGCGAACTCATTGGGACACGCGGCCTTTTCGGAACAGATTACCAAAATTCTTTTTATCTTCGCTTGCGCTTTGATCGTGAGAATTCTCGTGAATCTTTTTATAAAACTTCGGGAAAACTCCGCGTATCGTCAGGAAGAATTGGAAGAATCTCATAAGATGATCGCACAAAGAAGCAACAAGATGCACGACTCCGCTCGATATCTGAAGGATTCTTCCAAAAACCTGAAAAACTTTATGGATGATTTTTCACTTTTGGTTTCGACACACGCTTCCTCTTTCGAAGAGATCAGTTCGACCATGGAGGAGTTTCAATCGCAAACGGAGAATTCTTCCGATAACGTAAAAAATCAGTTTAGCAATATTGAAAGTTTAATCGGACACAGTAGCAATCTGAAATCGATCATCGAAAAGATTTCCGTATTCAACGAGGCTTTGGATCAAAGCATCGACAAGGTTCGAAAGTCCGGTTCGATGGTCACCGGATTTGTGGAAGAACTTTCGGGATCTCTTTCATCTTTGGGAGATTCTTTCCGAAGCGTGGGCGAAGTGAACCGGATCATGTCCGAGGTCGCGGATCGGACCAATCTTCTTTCCTTGAACGCGTCCATCGAAGCGGCGAGAGCCGGTGAGGCCGGAAAAGGTTTTGCGGTGGTCGCTCAAGAAGTTTCCAAACTTGCGGAAAGTAGCGCGGGGAACGCAGATCTGATTTCCAAAATCATCCGTGATTCTTCCAATCACGTCGTGACCGGACAAAAATCCGCGGAAACAACCGCCGGTCACGTTAAGGATCAGGACGTTCTCTTTCAGGATTTATTTTTGAGATTCGACGAGTTCTCGAAGTTGTTCGAGGAACAGAAGAAGATCAATTCTCAATTTTTTTCAACACTCGATCGTTTACGCGCGCTATCCTCGGAGATCGAACTCGCGTCTTCGGAACAAAGTATCGGTTTGAAAGGAATCGTTCAAGCGATCGCTTCACTGCAAAATTCCATGGAATCCCTCGTGGAAAAAAGCGATACCTTGAGCGTGATCGTACGAGAACTTGAAACCCAATCGGACGCTCTTCTTCAAGCGGAATCGATTTAA
- a CDS encoding OsmC family protein produces the protein MSEHKIGLYWKKGPEDFKYDSYDRTHTIQYGGGQKIFGSSTPDTYGKAEHANPEELLASSVCSCHFLTFLAVAAKSRFTVSDYSDNAIATLEKTAEGKMVVTKIDLHPKVTFEGEKIPDSETLVGLHEKAHKNCFISNSIRSEVTIHPQS, from the coding sequence ATGTCTGAACATAAAATTGGCTTATATTGGAAAAAAGGACCCGAAGATTTCAAATATGACTCTTATGACAGAACGCATACGATTCAGTACGGCGGCGGTCAAAAAATATTCGGCTCGTCCACTCCGGATACGTACGGAAAAGCGGAACATGCGAACCCGGAGGAACTATTGGCTTCTTCCGTGTGCAGTTGTCACTTCTTGACTTTTCTCGCGGTGGCGGCTAAAAGCCGTTTTACGGTTTCGGATTACAGCGACAATGCGATCGCAACTCTAGAAAAGACCGCGGAAGGAAAGATGGTCGTAACGAAAATCGATCTCCACCCTAAAGTAACGTTCGAGGGCGAAAAAATTCCCGATTCGGAAACGTTAGTCGGTCTTCACGAAAAGGCGCATAAGAATTGTTTCATTTCAAACTCGATCCGTTCCGAGGTTACGATTCATCCTCAATCGTAA
- a CDS encoding SpoIIE family protein phosphatase codes for MDLIYLNYFSLASLIGVLFIGFTTFFFFSIQEKSSGTIYLSIGLFCLGIFHLGYMVGFPFYGPWSVFHRWIVIPSPFLGFLFLIMFFLHYPEPISRKVVIPVFSTALFGVLVICVWYFYESLSAKRVFYFSGHYWDFQINLFYKIYSAIILLYTAFFMIIGAWRMIKLKGKDRIITGIILIPLTLVTLVPGVFNAMSRDGAVSRELYQTVLDISLVIGLFVILVGYINYTSEKTSILSRITGITLATFFLILQIVSIFIFNKYEESYDLIKRKEVRLSVAGLEISKDAEYVFEYDPDADSVQTRFSKNSEQPNEFMLREFRFFKVAHNLFELPSLSNRELADKAESILKNSPAGFEAYKAGVKEYLSSRKEERLSGKEIESYFDDLEKKLVVLRNKYFHLPPKEKNDPASLEKLFQSEVPGIAGYLKELKKSALNPNITDSAKREKIINTLLTQVRRLDERTYKGERIYEIGGAVPKHYISYFYVAESGAKIYEVGFRYESLREYLHSTGKILYISAICILLLVLFGFRFFFQGALLNPLEEVVIGLREANSGNLEYRLQVKVEDEIGFIARSFNRMARSIQAAKKRLEQYADELEEKVKERTKELQQTLEEVQELKQQQDGDYFLTSLLIKPLGSNKARQENVKVDFLIEQKKKFSFRRFNDEIGGDINISNGIELQDRYYTVFLNADAMGKSMQGAGGALVLGAVFESIIERTRMAATMKEQSPERWLKNAFLELHKVFESFDGSMLVSLVLGVVDDEAGLLYFINAEHPWTVLYRDGIASFIEDDLMFRKLGTTGMEGTVFIKTFQMEPGDIIIAGSDGRDDLLVGTDRDGGRIINDDEKLFLRQVEEANGELQSIYEGIHKHGSLTDDLSLVRVSFKENLSQSKIALAHEREQIRELLKKAKEGAGNKEIEEAISYLEQAETLNNQIPEVKKLFVSLFLKKKDYKNAALYAEDYLNLKPVDKEILYIASTAARKSGSFQKALDFGERLKLREPNHIKNLVNLAQIYIALKNYKRAMEMVDVALSVDPKHEVILKIQDVLRKYSHNMAETES; via the coding sequence ATGGATTTAATTTACCTGAATTACTTTTCCTTAGCTTCGTTGATCGGAGTTCTTTTTATCGGGTTCACTACGTTCTTTTTCTTTTCGATTCAAGAAAAGTCGTCCGGCACGATCTATCTTAGCATCGGGCTCTTTTGTCTCGGAATATTCCACCTCGGCTACATGGTGGGATTTCCGTTTTACGGACCTTGGTCCGTGTTTCACAGATGGATCGTAATTCCTTCTCCGTTTTTAGGTTTCTTATTTTTGATCATGTTCTTTCTCCACTACCCGGAACCGATTTCCAGGAAGGTGGTGATCCCGGTTTTTTCAACCGCGCTTTTCGGCGTTCTCGTGATCTGCGTTTGGTATTTTTACGAATCTCTTTCCGCCAAACGGGTCTTCTACTTTTCGGGGCACTACTGGGATTTTCAGATCAATCTTTTTTATAAGATTTATTCGGCGATCATTCTCCTTTACACCGCGTTCTTCATGATCATAGGCGCATGGAGAATGATCAAACTCAAGGGTAAGGACAGAATCATCACGGGAATCATTCTAATTCCGTTGACGTTAGTCACGCTTGTGCCCGGGGTTTTTAACGCGATGAGCCGCGACGGAGCGGTTTCCAGAGAATTGTACCAAACCGTTTTGGACATTTCTCTCGTGATCGGTTTGTTCGTGATTCTCGTGGGTTATATCAACTACACGAGTGAAAAGACCTCCATTCTTTCCAGAATCACCGGGATCACTTTGGCGACTTTCTTTTTGATCCTTCAGATCGTGAGTATATTCATCTTCAACAAATACGAAGAATCGTACGACTTGATCAAAAGAAAGGAAGTCCGTTTATCGGTCGCAGGTTTGGAGATTTCCAAAGACGCCGAATACGTTTTCGAATACGATCCCGATGCGGATTCGGTCCAAACTCGATTCTCGAAAAACTCCGAACAACCGAACGAGTTCATGTTGAGAGAATTCCGTTTTTTTAAAGTGGCTCATAATCTTTTCGAATTGCCGTCCCTTTCCAACCGCGAACTCGCCGACAAAGCCGAAAGTATATTAAAGAATTCTCCTGCGGGTTTCGAAGCGTATAAGGCCGGAGTGAAGGAATATCTTTCTTCGCGAAAAGAAGAACGTCTTTCCGGTAAGGAAATCGAATCGTATTTCGACGATTTGGAAAAGAAGCTGGTCGTACTCAGAAATAAATACTTTCATTTGCCTCCCAAGGAGAAAAACGATCCGGCTTCTCTGGAGAAGTTGTTTCAGTCCGAGGTTCCGGGAATCGCAGGATATCTGAAAGAACTGAAAAAGTCCGCGTTGAATCCGAACATTACGGATTCTGCAAAGAGGGAAAAGATCATCAATACTCTTCTCACTCAGGTAAGAAGACTCGATGAAAGAACTTACAAAGGAGAACGCATCTACGAAATCGGCGGTGCGGTTCCTAAACATTATATTTCCTACTTTTACGTCGCGGAATCCGGAGCAAAAATCTACGAGGTAGGTTTTCGTTACGAATCCTTACGCGAATATCTTCATTCCACGGGAAAGATTCTTTACATATCCGCGATTTGTATTCTTCTTCTCGTCCTTTTCGGGTTCCGTTTTTTCTTTCAAGGAGCCTTACTCAATCCTCTCGAAGAAGTCGTGATCGGTTTGCGAGAAGCCAATTCCGGAAACTTGGAATATCGTCTTCAAGTGAAGGTCGAGGACGAAATCGGTTTTATCGCGCGTTCGTTTAACAGAATGGCGAGATCGATCCAAGCCGCTAAAAAACGTTTGGAACAATACGCGGACGAACTCGAAGAGAAGGTAAAGGAAAGAACGAAGGAACTTCAACAAACGCTCGAAGAAGTTCAGGAGTTAAAACAACAACAGGACGGGGATTATTTCTTAACCTCTCTTTTGATCAAACCTCTCGGTTCCAACAAGGCTCGTCAGGAAAACGTAAAAGTGGATTTTCTGATCGAACAAAAAAAGAAATTCTCCTTTAGAAGATTCAACGATGAGATCGGCGGGGACATCAACATCTCCAACGGAATCGAATTACAGGATCGATATTATACCGTATTCTTAAACGCCGATGCGATGGGAAAATCCATGCAAGGGGCGGGAGGCGCTCTCGTACTCGGAGCCGTGTTCGAATCGATCATCGAAAGAACGCGCATGGCCGCTACGATGAAGGAACAATCTCCCGAACGTTGGTTGAAGAACGCGTTCTTGGAATTGCACAAAGTGTTCGAAAGTTTCGACGGTTCCATGCTCGTATCACTCGTGTTAGGCGTAGTCGACGACGAAGCGGGTTTGTTGTATTTTATCAACGCGGAACACCCGTGGACCGTTTTATACCGGGACGGAATCGCGAGTTTTATCGAAGACGATCTTATGTTTAGAAAACTGGGAACGACCGGAATGGAAGGGACCGTTTTTATCAAAACCTTTCAGATGGAACCGGGCGATATTATCATCGCCGGATCGGACGGAAGGGACGATCTTCTCGTGGGAACGGATCGGGACGGCGGAAGAATCATCAACGACGACGAAAAATTATTCCTAAGACAAGTGGAAGAAGCGAACGGAGAACTCCAATCGATCTACGAGGGAATTCATAAACACGGATCTCTTACCGACGACCTTTCATTGGTTCGTGTTTCGTTTAAGGAGAATTTGAGTCAGTCGAAGATCGCGCTTGCACACGAACGAGAACAGATCCGCGAACTTTTGAAAAAAGCGAAGGAAGGCGCGGGCAACAAAGAAATCGAAGAAGCGATTTCTTATCTGGAACAAGCGGAGACTTTGAACAATCAGATTCCCGAAGTGAAGAAATTATTCGTAAGTCTGTTCTTGAAAAAGAAGGATTATAAAAACGCCGCGCTCTACGCGGAAGATTATCTGAACTTAAAACCGGTCGATAAGGAAATTCTTTACATCGCTTCGACCGCGGCTCGTAAGTCCGGAAGTTTTCAAAAGGCTTTGGATTTCGGAGAACGGTTGAAGCTGAGAGAACCGAATCATATTAAGAATCTTGTGAATCTCGCTCAGATTTATATCGCGTTAAAGAATTACAAACGCGCTATGGAAATGGTGGACGTGGCCTTGTCCGTGGATCCTAAACACGAAGTGATCTTAAAGATCCAAGACGTGCTTAGGAAGTATTCCCACAATATGGCGGAAACGGAATCCTAA
- a CDS encoding NAD-dependent succinate-semialdehyde dehydrogenase: protein MSLELLHRKDLFKEDAFWGGSWRSGNSDRRISVSDPATLKVIGSVPSLGQKETLEAIRTSVDAFQDWSRRTAKERSILIRKWADLMQKNREDLAILMTLEQGKPLNESRGEIDYASSFLEWFSEESKRTYGDIIPSHRKDTKIEVLKQPVGVCGILTPWNFPSSMITRKAGAALAAGCTVISKPSELTPFSALALVALALEAGIPEGVFQVLTGYPEEIANTLVDHPDVRKISFTGSTRVGKLIMERSSKTLKRLSLELGGNAPFLIFDDADLEAAVRGAILSKFRNAGQTCVCANRFLVQKGIYNEFISLFSEAVLQLKVGNGFDKDVNIGPLISEAAIGKMETHIENAKSTGAKAVVGGSRIEAGKLFFSPTVLSDIKEESLSMKEEVFGPIAPVFAFDSIEEGIRVANSTPSGLASYVYTQDYRKIRTLSERIESGILGINEGLISSEQVPFGGVKESGFGREGSKYGIQEYLNVKYVCIGGF, encoded by the coding sequence TTGAGTTTAGAATTACTTCATAGAAAAGATTTGTTTAAAGAAGACGCGTTTTGGGGAGGATCTTGGAGATCCGGAAACTCGGATCGAAGAATTTCCGTTTCCGATCCCGCGACGTTGAAGGTCATAGGTTCCGTTCCATCCTTGGGTCAAAAAGAGACCTTGGAAGCGATCCGAACTTCGGTGGACGCGTTTCAAGATTGGTCGAGAAGAACCGCAAAGGAACGTTCGATTCTCATCCGAAAATGGGCTGACCTCATGCAAAAGAATCGGGAAGACCTCGCGATTCTCATGACCTTGGAACAAGGAAAACCTTTGAACGAATCGAGAGGAGAAATCGATTACGCGTCCTCTTTTTTAGAATGGTTTTCGGAAGAATCCAAACGCACATACGGAGATATCATTCCCAGTCATCGAAAAGATACGAAGATAGAAGTTTTAAAACAACCCGTCGGAGTCTGCGGGATTTTAACTCCTTGGAATTTTCCATCTTCGATGATCACTCGTAAGGCGGGCGCGGCCTTGGCCGCGGGTTGTACGGTAATCAGTAAACCTTCGGAGCTGACCCCATTCTCCGCTTTAGCGTTAGTCGCGCTTGCTCTGGAAGCCGGAATTCCGGAAGGAGTGTTTCAAGTTTTAACCGGTTATCCCGAAGAAATCGCAAACACTTTGGTCGATCATCCCGATGTTCGCAAGATCAGTTTTACCGGTTCCACCCGAGTCGGAAAGCTCATCATGGAAAGAAGTTCCAAAACCTTAAAACGATTGTCCCTCGAGTTGGGAGGGAACGCGCCGTTTTTGATCTTCGACGACGCGGACTTGGAAGCCGCGGTACGCGGAGCCATTCTTTCCAAATTTAGAAACGCAGGACAAACCTGCGTTTGTGCGAATCGATTTTTGGTTCAGAAAGGAATTTATAACGAGTTTATAAGTTTATTTTCGGAGGCCGTCTTACAATTAAAAGTCGGCAACGGATTTGATAAGGACGTAAACATCGGACCCTTGATCTCCGAAGCCGCGATCGGTAAAATGGAAACCCATATCGAAAACGCAAAATCGACGGGGGCAAAGGCGGTCGTCGGCGGGAGCAGAATCGAAGCCGGGAAATTATTTTTTTCGCCGACTGTTCTTTCGGATATAAAAGAAGAATCGCTTTCGATGAAAGAGGAAGTCTTCGGTCCGATCGCGCCCGTCTTCGCGTTCGATTCGATCGAAGAAGGGATTCGAGTGGCGAATTCTACACCTTCGGGCTTAGCGTCCTACGTTTATACGCAGGATTATCGAAAGATTCGAACTCTTTCGGAAAGAATCGAATCGGGAATTTTGGGAATCAACGAAGGTCTCATATCAAGCGAACAAGTTCCGTTTGGAGGCGTTAAGGAATCCGGTTTCGGAAGAGAAGGATCGAAGTATGGGATTCAGGAATATCTTAACGTCAAATATGTCTGTATCGGTGGTTTTTAA
- a CDS encoding GMC family oxidoreductase: MEQKKRTNVHYDFDFIVVGSGFGGSVSAMRLSQKGYSVAVIESGKRWKSEDFPKSNWSLNKYLWMPRIGFYGIQRLNLLKDFFLVSGAGVGGGSLVYANTLYVPGDKVLNSATFKKLGGKDKILPYYSIASRMLGVTQNPQLYESDFILKEIAEDMNRGDTFRPTPVGVFFGEKPGKLTKDPYFLGEGPDRVACNHCGGCMVGCRFNSKNTLDKNYLFFAEKMGTEIIPENKVVSLIPLDENGKPDSSSTGEFGYQIRTRSTTGFFGFPRKTLYAKNVILSAAVMGTVGLLLKMKQKGKMPRISETLGDSVRTNSETVLAITNFKKDADYSKGIAITSSIHPDEHTHMEPVRYPKGSDFFGTIASVLTDGGGKFPRPLKYFLTLFTDPIYFFKASWPFGFAQKSLILLVMQTLDNKIRLVRMRRFVWPFEKTMSSALTEGEKTPSYIPIANETARKIAEKTGGVPRSSINDVLLNAPITGHIMGGCIMGDSEKEGVIDFQNRVFGYQNLRVCDSSMITVNLGVNPSLSITALTERAMSLIPPKEGFKPIEFQFEKKFGVSSILKFQNGKKDTKKIEDSKSLKKKSAKTGKQSSVRAKKSSR; the protein is encoded by the coding sequence ATGGAACAAAAAAAGAGAACAAATGTTCACTATGATTTCGATTTCATCGTAGTCGGAAGCGGCTTTGGTGGAAGCGTATCCGCGATGCGTTTGAGTCAAAAGGGTTATTCCGTCGCTGTGATCGAATCCGGTAAACGATGGAAGTCCGAAGATTTTCCGAAATCGAATTGGTCGCTTAACAAATATCTATGGATGCCTCGCATCGGTTTTTACGGAATTCAAAGACTGAATCTTTTGAAGGATTTTTTTCTCGTAAGCGGCGCGGGAGTGGGCGGAGGAAGTTTGGTTTATGCGAACACGCTTTATGTTCCGGGCGATAAGGTTCTCAATTCCGCTACGTTTAAGAAACTGGGAGGAAAAGATAAGATTCTTCCCTATTATTCGATCGCCTCAAGAATGTTAGGCGTTACACAAAACCCTCAATTGTACGAATCGGATTTTATACTCAAGGAAATCGCCGAGGATATGAATCGAGGAGATACGTTTCGTCCCACACCGGTCGGCGTTTTTTTCGGCGAGAAGCCCGGTAAACTTACGAAAGATCCGTACTTTTTGGGTGAAGGACCCGATCGAGTCGCTTGCAATCATTGCGGCGGTTGTATGGTCGGTTGTAGATTCAATTCCAAAAACACGTTGGATAAGAATTATCTGTTCTTTGCCGAAAAGATGGGAACCGAGATCATTCCCGAAAACAAAGTCGTTTCTCTGATTCCTCTGGACGAAAACGGAAAACCCGATTCTTCTTCCACCGGAGAATTCGGTTATCAAATCCGAACCCGGTCCACGACGGGCTTTTTCGGTTTTCCAAGAAAAACTTTATATGCAAAAAACGTAATTCTTTCCGCGGCGGTGATGGGAACCGTAGGACTTCTTTTAAAGATGAAACAAAAAGGAAAAATGCCGCGTATTTCGGAAACCTTGGGAGACAGCGTAAGAACGAACAGCGAAACCGTATTAGCAATTACTAATTTTAAGAAGGACGCGGATTATTCCAAAGGGATTGCGATCACTTCTTCGATTCATCCCGACGAACATACGCATATGGAACCGGTTCGTTATCCGAAAGGCTCCGATTTTTTCGGAACGATCGCTTCGGTTCTTACGGACGGCGGAGGAAAGTTTCCGAGACCTTTGAAATATTTTCTGACCCTGTTCACCGATCCGATTTATTTCTTTAAGGCTTCTTGGCCTTTCGGATTCGCACAGAAGTCCTTGATTCTTTTGGTGATGCAGACCTTGGACAATAAAATCCGTTTGGTTCGTATGAGAAGATTCGTTTGGCCCTTTGAGAAGACGATGAGTTCCGCTTTGACCGAAGGAGAAAAAACTCCCTCTTACATTCCGATCGCAAACGAAACCGCGCGTAAGATCGCCGAAAAAACCGGAGGAGTTCCGAGAAGTTCGATCAACGACGTCTTGTTAAACGCTCCGATTACGGGGCATATCATGGGCGGTTGTATCATGGGAGATTCCGAAAAAGAAGGAGTGATCGATTTTCAAAACCGGGTCTTCGGTTATCAAAATCTGAGAGTTTGCGACAGTTCGATGATCACCGTCAATTTGGGAGTCAATCCGAGTCTTTCGATTACGGCTTTGACCGAAAGGGCGATGTCCTTGATTCCACCTAAAGAAGGATTCAAACCGATTGAATTTCAGTTCGAGAAAAAATTCGGAGTCTCTTCGATTCTTAAATTTCAAAACGGCAAGAAAGATACGAAGAAAATCGAAGATTCAAAAAGTTTAAAAAAGAAATCCGCAAAAACCGGAAAACAAAGTTCGGTCCGAGCAAAAAAATCTTCCCGATAA